In Streptomyces sp. NBC_00341, the DNA window CTCACGTACGCACCCGCCCTCGCGGCCGCCGCGGCGGCGTCGGCGGCCCGGTCGGCGGCCGCCGCGTCGAGCGGGTCGCCGCTGGCCAGCAGTCGGTAGTAGAGCGGCGCGGAGACGGCTCGGATCACCTCGTCCGGATCGGTGCCCGCAGGCAGCTCCCCGCGCTCGACGGCCTCGGTGACGCAGCCGGACCACTCCTTGATGCGGATGGCGTAGAAGCGGTGCAGCGCCGCCGCCGTGCGCTCGTCGCAGGTCGCCGCCGCGATCACGGAGCGGAACAGGGCGCCCTGGCGGGCGTCGGTGAGGGTCCTGAGCACGAGCCGGGCGTTGGCCCTGAGGTCCTCGTCCAGTGAGCCGGTCGCCGTGCGCGGGGAGGACTGCTCGGCCATGTCGTCGAGCAGCTCCGCGATCAGCCCGGTGGGGCTCGACCAGCGGCGGTAGACGGTCGTCTTGCCGACCTCCGCGCGGCGCGCGACATCGGCGAGATCGAGGCGGTCGAAGCCGTGCTCCGCCAGCGCGTCACCCGCCGCGCGCAGGACGGCCTCCCGGACCCGGGCGGTGCGCCCGCCGGGCCGGACCGTACCGGGTTCCACACCCTCAGACGTCATAACGGGTCTCCAGTTCCATTAACACCCTCTCCTCTGCTACGGTCGCCTCATCTTAACGGAACTACGGAACCGTTAACACCTCGACCCGAGGAAGGCCGACCATGTCCGCACCCAGCCAGACCCCGTCTCGCACACCCCGCGCGCCCCTTGGCGCTACGCCGCAAATGGATGCCGCTCCGCCGTCGCCGCCCCGGATGACCGGCCGGCAGAAGCTCGTACTCGCTCTCCTCCTCGGCGCCCAGTTCATGATCGCGGTGGACTTCTCGATCCTGAACGTCGCACTGCCCGTCGTCGGCGAAGGCCTCGGCTTCGCACTTGCGGACCTCCAGT includes these proteins:
- a CDS encoding TetR/AcrR family transcriptional regulator, with amino-acid sequence MTSEGVEPGTVRPGGRTARVREAVLRAAGDALAEHGFDRLDLADVARRAEVGKTTVYRRWSSPTGLIAELLDDMAEQSSPRTATGSLDEDLRANARLVLRTLTDARQGALFRSVIAAATCDERTAAALHRFYAIRIKEWSGCVTEAVERGELPAGTDPDEVIRAVSAPLYYRLLASGDPLDAAAADRAADAAAAAARAGAYVS